The window TGAGCCATATCAGCAGCcatgttatcattttttgtttccaatttttcttatatattttttaaaacattttctcatttaagGAGACTTAAAAgctccattatttaaaaattaaaatatcttttaaccattatttttattattaattttccataactctccctctcttttacctcttcatctccccactacattctaccttaatatcattctttctctacctttttatcttcctttattttgactcttcttattatcaacattttactataaatttggcattttctttttcattctatgcatagttttctcaAACAAAGAAAtgttacttctctctctctctctctcatttttttgttttattttttttattgcatcaattctttaggttgatgaatttttgtgttaattagaattctattttgggttgatgcaatttagttttgtgttttaagttgttatcttttataTTCACTTTGATCAAATATTATCCTACTACATTAtacatatagtatataataatatgatgttattatattacataaaatgacttggataatttgctgtttattgctatatattttatttttactcttttttcctctcgtcttattttattcaacattgaAATTCAGTCACATCCTCCATACTATTAAATTATGCAacacaaatcaagaaaatggcTAGATACAAACCTGCCTTCCTTTACCATACATTGGGGGAATCAATATATTTATGTGATAAAGggtcatataatttataatttagatagCACCCTTTGAATGTGTCTAGGCCCATAGATTGAGCAATTTGTAGACTTAAATGGCTATTGAGAATGAACTTTTTGAATCaagtctaaaaaaaatgaactactATATATCATTTAGATAAAAACTTTCATGATAgatacattaatattttttttgccaaaaatttaaatcacgcaaacttaataattttatattatgtgtttGCATcgtctctgcttcttcttcttcttcttcttcttctcaaaaatattatgtatcatCTTTAAAGGATACCAACAGTATTGATATTATGTGAaaagttacataaaatattgagaaaaaaaaattatattacaatctactaattaaaaatgttttttaaatatttaaatctttCGATTTTTATATCACTGACATGTTTTACAACTACCACATGTGTTAACTTAAGTCTTAATATTCTTAAGTTGTTtcggcaaaaagaaaaagaaagaaaaaaaggttgtCACAAAAGAGGAGTTCATGTAAAGttttttgcaaaatgaaatATCTGTTTTGTAAAGCCaccaaatttgataatttgcaaATGATGGAACCACTCGCAACAATATTTGCATAGTTATATAGTTCCAGCTAAAGCAATTGTGTATACTTTTAGTCGTCAAAAAACACAATCTACAAGTGGTTAAACATTCATCTTGGatagttttaacttttcatataattttacctttacatattcatctattttaatttagatatttataactgaacaatgaaataatgattcatgaataataattaaaaaaaaaattatctatacatatttatcttgtgcggttgtaactttatatataattttgcatttatgtaTTCATCTACTATAATTTAGATGTATATAACTTAATAATGAAATCTATAAATAAGGTAATTAAAAcaatcatatttctataattcaaaaagtcacaatttttttttttttttaaaaggccgTTTACATTTCCtaggaattatttttaaaatttttttataaaaccttTGACATACCACTAACCTAACCacttcatacattaaaaaaatttaaggctcATTATTACTTCTGTTGATGTCTTATGGATATCTTAATTGATTGAGACCAAATTAGAGAAATGCCTTTCATATTTCTTTGAAAAttcagaaggaaaaaaaaaaaaaaaaactttgtcaTAATACTAACGTAACTACATTTATAACTATTTAAGCCATCCatgatatctatttcttattgataaccataaaatttacaacaagcaacataatatataaagtaataaagaataaatgaaggaagaaaaaaaaaagaaattaaacgTCATAAAAACCGTTTTTTCGAAAATAAAAAGGTGGTCAAGAggagtaagaaataaaatagagatggcTATACAAAGGACATTGAAAAACTTTatagtgcaataaaatcaacaattaaatataataataaaaaatttaaacttaaaactaatcaaactctaactagggaaattatatatatatatatatatatatatatataaaatcataatCTTCATACACCATGActtgaaaaaatttaatatatagttCTACCTCTTAGTTAATGTCTATGTTATCCAAATcaaccaataaatatataataatggtaaaaaatgttatagacaagattatgaaaaatatgataaaactatttaaaaaaaaaaaaaaactatttataaagtctagggactaaaatagtattttatctaaaaaattatcacgcACAATGCGCGGGTCTGCAATTAGTTGATAATTAAAAACACTACTTATTAAGATGGTGGGTTGATGTGTCAACAATCCCGTTTTATGGAATTAGACCAAAGGAAAGGTGGGAACCATGATGACAACttgaatttaaaagaaaattattaaatgtcCATTGAACAAAGAAGGAACCATTAAAAATTCATCAAGATTTATACAAAAAGATCATTTCGGACCATTTAGCTGCATTCGATGAATAAAACTGAtgcaaaattcaaatctaaaattGAGTAAGGAAGACCAGTTTCGTCAATTGGTTTAGCATTAGTTCATGGTGTATGATTTTGCATATACCAGCACTACGCAAGAAATCATTGTTCATACCAATATTTCAAGCTAGACTTTGAAAATTTTCCCCACTAAGACTGTTAGAAGTGGATCTCTACCCACTTCACTATCCCCACTTAGACTAATTCAAGATACTAAGATGCTACTAccattattgaaaaaaatagactttttaaaaataaaaaataaaacaatccGAGGACTGCTCAACTCTTTCGTTGAAACACCACAACACATTCATTGAAGCGCCATAGCACAAACTGCTCAACTCATTCTAAGCAACATGCAAAACGATATGAGGACTTCTACCACTAAATTACAGCCATGGTGTTATTGAAAAACTAGATAGCATTTCTCATCTTTTATTCTCTTGCTAGTCTCTATTATgaacaaatttgtaataagGAAATCACGTAGACCGCaagattcatttttttataaaaaatacatcTTCTTACTTACCCctctaaaaatatatcttaGAGTCGCCactaatttacaaatttttagaAACTCAAGTTTACTGTATAACTCAAATTCTAGAAACTCGAGTTTTCAGAAGACCTGTTAACAAGTCTTCTGAAGTATAAAAGAAGTTTGAAGCAAGACCAATCTACTAGCATTAAATTGACTCCATGGCAAAGCTGGATTAGCCATATAgaacaactttttattattattttttttttggtaagtagaAAAAAACCCACTTATACTATACCATTGAGTCACTGtccaaaaaaaaaccattgattCATTCCTTCCTTTTCACTCTCACAATCTGACCTTTTTTCATTGccccaatttatttatttattaaaagcaatgaataaaaataacatccatgtcttttaattttttaaaataaataaattttcttgaaaattcgGAACCTGTTGAAATGTAAGAGAGCTACTTAATAAGAATCCTTCACGAAAATTTCAAATCCTGGTTGTCAAGGTGATCAATCCTATGCTAATAAATTGTTTCATCTTGTTTAGGCATTCTGTGAATAACTTCCTCCATTAGTATGTTTAGGGTGATAAGTTCTACAATCTTTGCTCcttttcaataatttctttctatctaaacATAGAGTAAAAATGAAACAAACCATAAAGCTTTAAAAGGTCCAAACTtgaatagaaaaacaaaatcgCATATAATTACATCTTTATTCTTTGTAGAATCTGAATCAAACATTAGAcggttaataataataatatataactTACTAAATTTCATACCATTATCTACTTTCTAGTCACCTACACCTCCACTCCAGTACAAGAAGGATCAAGGTTTCTATACAAGATTTGAGGAGGattagattatattattatcAACTCTACGTTGAACTCCTTTGAAAATAGAACTAATTCACTATTGTAGAAAGCATTGAAAAGAGTTGCatattcttttaacttttttttttttttttgagaaataaactCATGCACACACAAGAAGGacaaaaattctaacaaaaagaCATACCACAAAATCTATTCAAAAGCCATACATATTCTCATAACCTAGTGATTTTAGAAAATGACATTATATATTGAACAATTACCTACTCATATGATTAGCTGATATTCTATTACTTTGACACAGgccaattatttatttttctggtgAAACtctgaattttgaattttgtaccATGCAATTATGTACTTCCAAAATCCAAATGTTTTGAATGCACAAACAATGAATTAGTTTTATTTCCATGGGAATCCTAGTGCACCCAATTCCTAAtgaattaattagttaattatcATCAATAAAACTGGTTACCTACTaagattggaagaaaattttaataaaaatggcGATTGCAGTTCAACCTCAACAGCCACCTCCAAGGGCAAATGGGTAATCAAAGTTAGTCATCAACCAAATACTGCCAAAAGAAGTCTTGGTCTTGGTCTTTGTCTCAGTAGgggaaaaaatgtataattaatTGGTTACCCACAAAGAATAATTGTAGCTCAGCCTCAAAAGTtgacttcaagatcaacatCAACGGCCCATGGACGAGAATATCTTGTATGTCGTCACAAGTAAGGCATCAACCATATCCCACACCAAAAGAGTCTAGGTCTTTGTAGGATTGACGCCTATTTTGTCGTCATCAGGAGGCTGGTGCACCCATATTTCTACTTTATAAACGCCTTATTTTGTTAGGTAAACGTAAATTTTGCATACTGGAAATGAAAATGCAAGCAATGAATCTGAGATTATTGTGCTCAATTCAATTCCAAACCATCCTTCTCTTGTTGGTTGTACTTCTACATATTAAAACTCTTTCTGTTTCTGGTATTAGTATTGCCACCTCAACTTATTTCGGTGGGAATGAGACTGATCATCAAGCTTTGTTGGCCTTCAAGAGACAGATAACACGTGACCCTGAAAACGTTTTCAGCTTATGGAATGATTCCTTCCATTTCTGCGAGTGGGAAGGTGTTACTTGCGGCCGCAAGCATAGAAGAGTTACTGTATTAGATCTGAGTATCAGAGGTTTGGTGGGTTCCTTGTCTCCATACATAGGCAACCTCAGCTTCATTAGGGAAATAGTGCTGGCAAACAACACCATTGGAGGTAGAATCCCTGATGAAGTTGGCCGTCTATTCAGGTTGCAAGTATTGTGGTTGTCTAATAACTCCTTCCAAGGGGAAATTCCTGCAAACCTTTCCCATTGCTCCAACATTAAGATTCTTAGAGTCGGTAGAAATAAACTTTCGGGGTCAATCCCAAAGGAGCTTGCTTCTTTATCAAAGCTGGAGTTTCTAGCTCTTCGCGCTAACAATCTTGGGGGAGGAA of the Quercus robur chromosome 10, dhQueRobu3.1, whole genome shotgun sequence genome contains:
- the LOC126702856 gene encoding putative receptor-like protein kinase At3g47110, which gives rise to MKMQAMNLRLLCSIQFQTILLLLVVLLHIKTLSVSGISIATSTYFGGNETDHQALLAFKRQITRDPENVFSLWNDSFHFCEWEGVTCGRKHRRVTVLDLSIRGLVGSLSPYIGNLSFIREIVLANNTIGGRIPDEVGRLFRLQVLWLSNNSFQGEIPANLSHCSNIKILRVGRNKLSGSIPKELASLSKLEFLALRANNLGGGIPPFFGNFSSLQVLSAGGNVLGGHIPNALGHLRSLTVLELSDNKLSGHIPDTLGQLRSLTYLALDGNKLSGLIPPSLYNLSSITELYLYRNNL